A window of the Streptomyces formicae genome harbors these coding sequences:
- a CDS encoding SpoIIE family protein phosphatase/ATP-binding protein, with the protein MSFRRLIGKRPRSVAGQVFVLQAAVVVLLVLGAILALVLQTRHDTDRAARNRSVAVAETFAHSPGLLATLRLPDPSRVLQPITEETRKSAGVDFIVVMDTKGIRYTHPQPDRIGKRFVGTIEPSLAGKVHVESVQGPLGHEVQAVVPVTARDGKVVALVSAGLTVQHVTGTVNRQLPVILGAGAAGLALATAGTALVTRRLRRQTHGLGPAEMTRMYEHHDAVLHAVREGVVIVSGDGRLMLANDEARRLLMLGPDGEGRPVSELPGLSPTTAALLSSGREATDEIHIAGERLLVVNQRPTDGPGGTMGTVATVRDSTELQALTGRAEVARTRLQLLYDAGVGIGTTLDVARTAQELADVAVPRFADFATVDLADPVLNGDEPNGSGSDMRRTAVSGIRDDHPLYERGRLIDFLPSTPQARGLGTGRAELVKDLSAAPGWQAQDPKRTRAIVEYGIHSLITVPLQARGVVLGLANFWRSEKPGPFEEEDVSLAEELVARAAVSVDNARRYTREHALAVTLQRSLLPRALPEQSAVEVAHRYLPAQSGVGGDWFDVIPLPGSRVALVVGDVVGHGLHAAATMGRLRTAVHNFSTLDLPPDELLGHLDDLVGRIDQDEPGGDGGPDGGPSMTGATCLYAVYDPVSRRCAMARAGHPLPALVHPDGTVEFPELPAGPPLGLGGMPFETAELELAEGSRLVFYTDGLIEDRHRDIDVGIELLREALAHADRTPEETCEDVMSALLPARPKDDVALLIARSRVLGADRVADWEVPPDPSAVAGMRAKAVATLEGWGLSELSFAIELILSELLTNAIRYGSAPIRVRLLHDQTVTCEVADGSSTSPHLRYAATTDEGGRGLFLVAQMAERWGTRYTAEGKIIWAELPPQGAEPHPEAAAAMFGFTDEDLL; encoded by the coding sequence GTGTCCTTTCGGCGACTGATCGGCAAGCGCCCCAGGAGCGTCGCCGGGCAGGTTTTCGTCCTCCAGGCGGCGGTCGTGGTGCTGCTCGTGCTCGGGGCGATCCTCGCCCTGGTACTGCAGACCCGGCACGACACCGACCGTGCGGCCCGCAACCGCTCGGTCGCCGTCGCGGAAACGTTTGCGCACTCCCCGGGGCTCCTCGCCACGCTGCGCCTGCCCGATCCCAGCCGGGTGCTCCAGCCGATCACCGAGGAGACCCGCAAGAGCGCGGGCGTGGACTTCATCGTGGTGATGGACACCAAGGGGATCCGCTACACGCATCCGCAGCCGGACCGGATCGGGAAACGCTTCGTCGGGACCATAGAGCCGTCCCTCGCGGGCAAGGTGCACGTGGAGAGCGTCCAGGGCCCGCTCGGCCACGAAGTCCAGGCGGTGGTCCCGGTGACCGCGCGGGACGGCAAGGTGGTCGCCCTGGTCTCCGCGGGCCTCACCGTGCAGCACGTGACGGGCACCGTGAACCGGCAGTTGCCGGTGATCCTCGGCGCCGGCGCGGCGGGGCTGGCGCTCGCCACGGCCGGCACCGCGCTGGTCACCCGACGGCTGAGACGCCAGACGCACGGTCTCGGCCCGGCCGAGATGACCCGCATGTACGAACACCACGACGCCGTTCTGCACGCCGTGCGGGAGGGAGTCGTCATCGTCAGCGGCGATGGCCGGCTGATGCTGGCGAACGACGAGGCCAGACGCCTGCTGATGCTGGGTCCCGACGGGGAGGGCCGGCCCGTGTCGGAGCTGCCGGGCCTGTCGCCCACCACCGCCGCGCTGCTGTCCTCGGGCCGCGAGGCGACCGACGAGATCCACATCGCAGGAGAACGGCTGCTGGTGGTGAACCAGCGGCCCACCGACGGCCCCGGCGGCACCATGGGCACGGTCGCGACCGTGCGCGACTCCACGGAGCTCCAGGCGCTGACCGGACGGGCGGAGGTGGCCCGCACCCGGCTCCAGCTGCTGTACGACGCCGGGGTCGGCATCGGCACCACGCTCGACGTCGCCCGCACGGCCCAGGAGCTCGCCGACGTCGCCGTACCGCGCTTCGCGGACTTCGCGACGGTCGACCTCGCCGACCCGGTCCTGAACGGCGACGAGCCGAACGGCTCCGGCTCCGACATGCGCCGCACGGCCGTGAGCGGCATCCGTGACGACCACCCGCTCTACGAGCGCGGCAGGCTGATCGACTTCCTGCCGTCGACCCCGCAGGCCCGCGGACTGGGCACCGGGCGGGCGGAGCTGGTGAAGGACCTCTCCGCCGCGCCGGGCTGGCAGGCGCAGGACCCGAAGCGGACACGGGCGATCGTCGAGTACGGCATCCACTCGCTGATCACCGTCCCGTTGCAGGCCAGGGGTGTCGTCCTGGGCCTGGCGAACTTCTGGCGCTCGGAGAAGCCCGGGCCGTTCGAGGAGGAGGACGTCTCCCTCGCCGAGGAGCTGGTCGCGCGCGCCGCCGTCTCCGTCGACAACGCCCGCCGCTACACCCGTGAGCACGCCCTGGCCGTGACGCTCCAGCGCAGCCTGCTGCCGCGCGCCCTGCCCGAGCAGAGCGCGGTCGAGGTGGCGCACCGCTATCTACCCGCGCAGTCGGGGGTCGGCGGCGACTGGTTCGACGTGATCCCGCTGCCCGGCAGCCGGGTGGCGCTGGTGGTCGGCGACGTCGTCGGACACGGTCTGCACGCGGCCGCGACGATGGGCCGGCTGCGCACCGCGGTGCACAACTTCTCCACCCTCGACCTGCCGCCCGACGAGCTGCTCGGCCATCTCGACGACCTGGTGGGGCGGATCGACCAGGACGAGCCGGGCGGCGACGGCGGTCCCGACGGCGGCCCCTCCATGACGGGTGCCACCTGTCTGTACGCGGTCTACGACCCCGTCTCGCGCAGATGCGCGATGGCCAGGGCGGGGCATCCGCTGCCCGCGCTGGTCCATCCGGACGGCACGGTCGAGTTCCCGGAGCTGCCGGCCGGACCGCCGCTGGGTCTCGGCGGCATGCCGTTCGAGACGGCCGAGCTGGAGCTCGCCGAGGGCAGCCGGCTCGTCTTCTACACGGACGGCCTGATCGAGGACCGCCACCGGGACATCGACGTGGGGATCGAGCTGCTGCGCGAGGCGCTCGCCCACGCCGACCGGACTCCGGAGGAGACCTGCGAGGACGTGATGAGCGCCCTCCTGCCCGCCCGTCCGAAGGACGACGTGGCCCTGCTCATCGCCCGCAGCCGGGTCCTCGGCGCCGACCGGGTGGCGGACTGGGAGGTGCCGCCCGATCCCAGCGCGGTCGCCGGCATGCGAGCGAAGGCGGTCGCGACACTGGAGGGCTGGGGCCTGTCCGAACTGTCCTTCGCCATCGAACTGATCCTCAGCGAACTCCTCACCAACGCCATCCGCTACGGATCGGCGCCGATCCGGGTGCGGCTGCTCCACGACCAGACGGTGACCTGCGAGGTGGCCGACGGCAGCAGCACCTCGCCGCATCTGCGGTACGCGGCGACGACGGACGAGGGCGGCCGCGGGCTGTTCCTGGTGGCCCAGATGGCCGAGCGCTGGGGCACGCGGTACACAGCGGAGGGGAAGATCATCTGGGCCGAACTGCCGCCGCAGGGCGCCGAGCCGCACCCGGAGGCCGCCGCGGCGATGTTCGGCTTCACGGACGAAGACCTGCTCTGA
- a CDS encoding glycosyltransferase family 2 protein — protein sequence MPEVGISVVVPCFNESEVLGSFHTALMAALEPTGEHFEICYVDDGSGDGTVERLRELAACAPEVRYTSFSRNFGKEAAMLAGMRMSRGAAVVLMDADLQHPPELLPRMLELHRHGYDQVVARRDRTGEGTLRTAASRAYYRLVRHFMDVEIADGAGDFRLLSRRAVNAVLSLPESNRFSKGLFSWVGFDTVGFTYRGVPRAAGRSKWGGRRLIEYGIDGLLSFNSRPLRLAVHAGLWLFLSALGYALWIVANVALNGVETPGYATLITAVVALSGVQLATLGVIGEYVGRIYHEAKRRPHYVVRETDERGPHLTPGRPPAAAGRARPEP from the coding sequence ATGCCAGAGGTCGGGATCTCCGTCGTCGTACCGTGCTTCAACGAGAGCGAGGTGCTCGGCTCCTTCCACACCGCGCTGATGGCTGCGCTCGAGCCGACCGGCGAGCACTTCGAGATCTGCTACGTCGACGACGGCAGCGGCGACGGGACCGTCGAGCGGCTGCGTGAGCTGGCGGCGTGCGCTCCCGAGGTGCGCTACACCTCCTTCAGCCGGAACTTCGGCAAGGAGGCGGCCATGCTCGCCGGGATGCGGATGTCCCGGGGCGCCGCGGTCGTCCTCATGGACGCCGATCTCCAGCATCCGCCCGAACTGCTGCCCCGCATGCTGGAGCTGCACCGGCACGGCTACGACCAGGTCGTGGCCCGGCGCGACCGCACCGGCGAAGGCACCCTCCGTACCGCCGCCAGCAGGGCGTACTACCGCCTGGTGCGCCACTTCATGGACGTCGAGATCGCCGACGGGGCAGGCGACTTCCGCCTGCTGTCGCGCCGGGCCGTGAACGCCGTGCTGTCCCTCCCGGAGAGCAACCGCTTCTCCAAGGGGCTGTTCTCCTGGGTCGGCTTCGACACGGTCGGCTTCACCTACCGCGGCGTCCCGCGCGCCGCCGGGCGCTCCAAATGGGGCGGCCGGCGGCTGATCGAGTACGGCATCGACGGGCTGCTCTCCTTCAACAGCCGTCCGCTGCGGCTCGCCGTCCACGCCGGGCTCTGGCTCTTCCTGTCCGCCCTGGGCTATGCGCTGTGGATCGTCGCCAACGTCGCGCTCAACGGCGTCGAGACACCCGGCTACGCAACCCTCATCACGGCCGTCGTCGCGCTCAGCGGAGTGCAGCTCGCCACGCTCGGCGTCATCGGGGAGTACGTGGGACGGATCTACCACGAGGCGAAGCGGCGGCCGCACTACGTGGTGCGCGAGACGGACGAGCGGGGCCCGCACCTCACCCCGGGACGGCCGCCGGCGGCCGCGGGCCGTGCCCGCCCCGAGCCATGA
- a CDS encoding TOBE domain-containing protein: MQSYTIGQAARLLGVSPDTARRWADAGRVATHRDETGRRLIDGRDLAAFSVEVAQAGTGEEETSYTSARNAFPGIVTAVKLGDVAAQVEIQAGPHRLVSLLTREAVEELGLEVGMQATARVKSTNVHIDRN, from the coding sequence ATGCAGTCCTACACCATCGGACAGGCGGCGCGCCTGCTGGGCGTCAGCCCGGACACCGCCCGCCGCTGGGCGGACGCCGGCCGGGTCGCGACCCATCGCGACGAGACCGGCCGCCGCCTCATCGACGGCCGCGACCTGGCCGCCTTCTCCGTCGAAGTCGCCCAGGCCGGCACGGGCGAGGAGGAGACCTCGTACACGTCGGCCCGCAACGCCTTTCCCGGCATCGTCACGGCGGTCAAGCTCGGCGACGTCGCCGCCCAGGTCGAGATCCAGGCCGGTCCGCACCGGCTCGTGTCGCTGCTGACCCGGGAGGCCGTGGAGGAGCTCGGGCTGGAGGTCGGTATGCAGGCCACCGCCCGCGTGAAGTCGACCAACGTGCACATCGACCGCAACTGA
- a CDS encoding GtrA family protein: MRPPRAVRPGPAGPGASGLRQFALFAVIGVVNTGVYYAVYAVLNIWLPYLAAHAGGYAVGVTGSFLLNSAITLRTRPTWRGFVRYPLSGVVSLVCSGLLLHLAVTRLRMDEHLAAIAAGALVTPLSFLLARWAITSGARDPVTEGASSR; encoded by the coding sequence ATGAGGCCGCCGCGAGCCGTCAGGCCGGGCCCGGCCGGGCCCGGCGCCTCGGGCCTGCGGCAGTTCGCCCTCTTCGCCGTGATCGGGGTCGTCAACACGGGCGTGTACTACGCCGTGTACGCCGTGCTGAACATCTGGCTGCCCTATCTCGCCGCCCACGCGGGCGGGTACGCGGTGGGCGTCACCGGCTCGTTCCTGCTCAACTCGGCCATCACGCTCCGGACGAGGCCGACCTGGCGCGGCTTCGTCCGCTATCCCCTGTCGGGAGTGGTCAGCCTCGTGTGCAGCGGGCTGCTCCTCCATCTCGCCGTCACCCGGCTGCGGATGGACGAGCACCTCGCCGCGATCGCGGCCGGTGCGCTCGTCACGCCGCTGTCGTTCCTGCTCGCCCGATGGGCCATCACCTCCGGGGCGCGGGACCCCGTCACGGAAGGCGCGTCGAGTAGGTGA
- a CDS encoding DUF6056 family protein, with translation MAVRTSGVTVQQDPAGPDRPGRRLRSRSLALCLLSLLPLGLLAAASWFGRHVRPSADEWCFLPVVRDHGIAGLVGKFYVTDNGRIGNGVLVGLYAQFPVAGHQWFGLVSGVLTLGVLWALVALLVRESGRAVPRGVPLLVAAMVTAVFFFATPNTYKTFYWPAASVSHTLAPVLACAAVLPALCARGRRGRIAALAVVLAAGVFLGTLSEETSVVALVVLAGLLLLGHRLFAERARAHVCLWTLVAMAGVAIGTVLLVTSPGSRRRRERFGAEAASMTSPDTLTAAARGYLTILETVFTTWQYAGAVAAGVLLGVLVRRRPETPAVLRPGAPALATSLGALTFLVSGYLCTVVTYPVFGPRVVTAARTWNDYLLLYVLVLVAAGALLGRALRTRAPRPWTGWATAAAVAVYAGTVVGLAGPLHQLGQDMRVRAERWDRQDAWLRARAAEGAGVLPYTPLSVGGMLEPFRREGRDAWPAQCVATYYRLERVTYSTRLP, from the coding sequence ATGGCCGTCCGCACGTCCGGTGTCACCGTCCAGCAAGACCCGGCGGGTCCGGACCGGCCGGGCAGGCGCCTGCGGAGCCGGTCCCTGGCGCTGTGCCTGCTGTCACTGCTGCCCCTCGGCCTGCTGGCGGCGGCCTCGTGGTTCGGCCGCCACGTGCGGCCCAGTGCGGACGAGTGGTGCTTCCTGCCCGTCGTGCGCGACCACGGCATCGCGGGGCTGGTCGGGAAGTTCTACGTCACCGACAATGGCCGGATCGGAAACGGCGTGCTCGTCGGGCTCTACGCCCAGTTCCCCGTCGCCGGGCACCAGTGGTTCGGCCTGGTCAGCGGCGTGCTCACGCTCGGCGTGCTGTGGGCGCTCGTCGCGCTCCTCGTGCGGGAGTCGGGTCGCGCCGTGCCCCGCGGAGTGCCGCTGCTCGTGGCCGCCATGGTGACCGCGGTCTTCTTCTTCGCCACGCCCAACACCTACAAGACCTTCTACTGGCCCGCCGCCTCCGTCTCGCACACCCTCGCTCCCGTGCTCGCCTGCGCGGCCGTTCTCCCCGCCCTGTGCGCCCGCGGCCGCCGCGGGCGCATCGCCGCCCTGGCCGTGGTCCTGGCCGCGGGGGTGTTCCTCGGCACGCTCTCCGAGGAGACCTCGGTGGTCGCCCTCGTGGTGCTCGCCGGCCTCCTCCTGCTCGGCCACCGGCTGTTCGCCGAGCGGGCGCGCGCCCACGTCTGCCTCTGGACCCTGGTCGCCATGGCCGGCGTCGCCATCGGTACGGTCCTCCTGGTGACGTCCCCGGGCTCGCGGCGCCGCCGCGAGCGGTTCGGGGCGGAGGCCGCCTCGATGACCTCTCCGGACACGCTGACCGCGGCGGCGCGCGGGTATCTGACGATCCTGGAGACCGTGTTCACGACCTGGCAGTACGCGGGCGCCGTCGCAGCCGGAGTGCTGCTGGGGGTGCTCGTGCGCCGCAGGCCGGAGACCCCCGCGGTCCTGCGGCCCGGCGCCCCGGCGCTGGCCACCTCGCTCGGCGCGCTCACCTTCCTCGTCTCCGGCTATCTCTGCACCGTCGTCACCTACCCGGTCTTCGGCCCGCGCGTGGTGACCGCGGCCCGCACGTGGAACGACTACCTCCTGCTGTACGTCCTGGTCCTGGTGGCCGCCGGCGCCCTCCTGGGCCGGGCGCTGCGCACCCGTGCGCCCCGGCCGTGGACGGGATGGGCGACGGCCGCCGCCGTGGCGGTGTACGCGGGCACCGTCGTCGGACTCGCGGGCCCGCTCCACCAGTTGGGCCAGGACATGCGCGTACGCGCCGAGCGGTGGGACCGGCAGGACGCGTGGCTGCGCGCCCGGGCGGCGGAGGGCGCCGGCGTGCTGCCGTACACGCCCCTGTCGGTGGGCGGCATGCTGGAGCCCTTCCGCCGCGAGGGCCGCGACGCCTGGCCCGCCCAGTGCGTCGCCACCTACTACCGGCTGGAGCGGGTCACCTACTCGACGCGCCTTCCGTGA
- the modA gene encoding molybdate ABC transporter substrate-binding protein gives MSRSVTTLRVTTLRITRRHAAAVLTAALLVPLAACGSDDATGDEAVKGSGAPAARLTVLAAASLTDVFRTAGTAYEKSHPGTRITFSFAGSQELAAQVRQGAPADALVTADTRTMDGLKDDTGTPAVIARNRLVIATGEGNPKNVDELKDLADSGLKVVLAAPEVPVGRYSKQILDAQHIVVRPVSQEPSVRAVLSKVELGEADAGLVYRTDAAAAADKVDAVEIPDAQNAVAQYPAATLKQSGNAEAAAAFVAWLAGPEAQKILQDAGFQKP, from the coding sequence ATGTCCCGCAGCGTCACAACTCTCCGTGTCACAACTCTCCGCATCACCCGGCGCCACGCCGCCGCCGTCCTCACGGCCGCACTGCTCGTCCCGCTCGCCGCCTGCGGCAGCGACGACGCCACCGGCGACGAGGCGGTGAAGGGCTCCGGCGCCCCTGCCGCCCGCCTCACGGTGCTCGCCGCCGCGTCCCTGACCGACGTCTTCAGGACAGCGGGCACGGCGTACGAGAAGTCCCACCCCGGCACGAGGATCACCTTCTCCTTCGCCGGGTCGCAGGAACTGGCCGCCCAGGTGAGGCAGGGCGCCCCCGCCGACGCGCTGGTCACCGCCGACACCAGGACGATGGACGGGCTGAAGGACGACACGGGCACCCCGGCGGTCATCGCCAGGAACCGGCTCGTCATCGCCACGGGCGAGGGAAACCCGAAGAACGTCGACGAGTTGAAGGACCTCGCGGACAGTGGCCTGAAGGTCGTGCTCGCGGCGCCCGAGGTGCCCGTCGGCCGCTACAGCAAGCAGATCCTCGACGCGCAGCACATCGTGGTGCGGCCGGTCTCCCAGGAGCCCAGCGTCCGCGCCGTGCTCAGCAAGGTCGAGCTGGGCGAGGCCGATGCCGGCCTCGTCTACCGGACGGACGCCGCGGCCGCTGCGGACAAGGTCGACGCGGTCGAGATCCCCGACGCGCAGAACGCCGTCGCCCAGTACCCGGCGGCCACCCTGAAGCAGTCCGGGAACGCGGAGGCGGCCGCGGCGTTCGTGGCCTGGCTGGCCGGTCCCGAGGCGCAGAAGATCCTCCAGGACGCGGGCTTCCAGAAGCCGTGA
- a CDS encoding SpoIIE family protein phosphatase, whose amino-acid sequence MDPDFSAALLEALFTEPPIGLHVLDRDLRIVEFNAGGPGVRGIGVDEASDRVGRTGRELGILDDEAERMLRGVLETGVPVVDHRHRGRLPQTGDDERVLSVSAFRIQGAEGRPLGLGVTAVDITERDRAERRLDLLYRAGETIGTTLDVFRTAQELADAATPEPADVAAVDVLDSVLHGEAPAPGPLLDQVTVRRAGFRATGECAVRDAYVCGDVRVMRFGTPYAQAVADLRPRLVRSLGQEGAWTARDPAWAEVLREAGAHSLIAVPLTARGVVLGMAAFYRTKGSRPFEDEDLELARDLAARAAVCVDNARRYTREHTLARLTQRALVPARLPAHTAVETAYTYLPVASSGVWYDVLPLSGARIALVAGDVSGRGMQAVTTMARLRTAVSAFAAMELQPDELLERLHDVTGQLAQEYPPGEDPDEPPMTAACLYVVYDPATRRCVLARAGHPPPVLALPDGGVEAVDCPDGPSLGRGISAYTASELDLPEGSILALQNAGLLRGTADSRLPLYREALGEPSGQLQDKCDTLVSALLPEEPADDALLLLARTRALGPAQLGSWSLPNEPESAAAARRLVGGRLAEWDLGELGFSTRLIASELVTNAVRYSDGPIGLRLIRDTVLTCEVSDTSAAAPHLRHADFDDEGGRGLDLVAHYTRNWGTRRTPAGKTIWTEQALP is encoded by the coding sequence ATGGATCCCGACTTCTCCGCGGCACTGCTCGAAGCCCTCTTCACCGAGCCGCCGATCGGCCTGCACGTGCTCGACCGCGATCTGCGGATCGTGGAGTTCAACGCCGGGGGACCGGGCGTGCGCGGGATCGGCGTGGACGAGGCGAGCGACAGGGTGGGGCGGACGGGGCGGGAGCTGGGCATCCTCGACGACGAGGCGGAGCGCATGCTCCGCGGCGTACTGGAGACCGGGGTGCCGGTCGTCGACCACCGCCACCGCGGCCGGCTGCCGCAGACGGGGGACGACGAGCGGGTCCTGTCGGTCTCCGCCTTCCGTATCCAGGGCGCCGAGGGCCGCCCCCTGGGCCTCGGCGTCACGGCGGTCGACATCACCGAACGGGACCGCGCCGAGCGGCGCCTGGATCTCCTCTACCGGGCAGGCGAGACCATCGGCACCACCCTGGACGTCTTCCGCACGGCGCAGGAGCTCGCCGACGCGGCCACGCCCGAGCCGGCCGACGTCGCGGCCGTCGACGTCCTGGACTCCGTCCTGCACGGCGAGGCGCCCGCCCCCGGTCCGCTGCTCGACCAGGTCACGGTGCGCAGGGCGGGCTTCCGGGCGACCGGTGAGTGCGCGGTGCGCGACGCGTACGTCTGCGGGGACGTGCGCGTCATGCGGTTCGGCACCCCCTACGCCCAGGCCGTGGCCGACCTGCGGCCCCGGCTCGTGCGCAGCCTGGGCCAGGAGGGCGCCTGGACAGCCCGGGACCCGGCCTGGGCCGAGGTGCTGCGGGAGGCCGGCGCACACTCGCTCATCGCCGTTCCGCTCACCGCCCGCGGCGTGGTGCTCGGCATGGCGGCCTTCTACCGTACGAAGGGCTCCAGGCCCTTCGAGGACGAGGACCTCGAACTCGCCCGCGACCTGGCGGCCCGCGCCGCGGTCTGCGTCGACAACGCCCGCCGCTACACCCGCGAGCACACCCTGGCCCGGCTCACCCAGCGCGCCCTCGTACCCGCCCGGCTGCCCGCGCACACCGCGGTGGAGACGGCGTACACGTATCTCCCGGTGGCCTCCAGCGGCGTCTGGTACGACGTCCTCCCGCTGTCCGGCGCGCGGATCGCCCTCGTGGCGGGCGACGTGTCCGGGCGCGGCATGCAGGCGGTGACCACGATGGCCCGGCTGCGTACGGCCGTCAGCGCCTTCGCCGCCATGGAGCTCCAGCCCGACGAACTCCTCGAACGCCTCCACGACGTGACCGGCCAGCTCGCCCAGGAGTACCCGCCGGGGGAGGACCCCGACGAGCCGCCCATGACGGCGGCCTGCCTGTACGTCGTCTACGACCCCGCCACCCGCCGCTGCGTCCTCGCCCGGGCGGGCCACCCGCCGCCCGTCCTCGCCCTGCCCGACGGCGGCGTCGAGGCCGTCGACTGCCCGGACGGCCCGAGCCTCGGCCGCGGCATCTCCGCGTACACGGCGAGCGAGCTGGACCTCCCGGAGGGCAGCATCCTCGCCCTCCAGAACGCGGGACTCCTCCGGGGCACGGCGGACAGCCGGCTCCCGCTCTACCGGGAGGCGCTGGGCGAGCCTTCGGGGCAGCTGCAGGACAAGTGCGACACCCTCGTCTCCGCGCTGCTGCCCGAGGAACCCGCCGACGACGCGCTGCTCCTGCTCGCCCGCACCCGCGCGCTCGGCCCCGCGCAACTCGGCTCGTGGAGCCTGCCGAACGAGCCGGAGAGCGCCGCCGCCGCCCGCCGTCTCGTCGGCGGCAGGCTCGCGGAGTGGGACCTCGGCGAGCTCGGTTTCAGCACCCGGCTCATCGCCAGCGAGCTGGTGACCAACGCCGTGCGCTACTCGGACGGGCCGATCGGGCTGCGGCTGATCCGCGACACGGTGCTCACCTGCGAGGTCTCCGACACCAGCGCCGCCGCCCCGCATCTGCGGCACGCCGACTTCGACGACGAGGGCGGCCGCGGACTGGACCTGGTCGCCCACTACACGCGCAACTGGGGCACCCGCCGCACGCCGGCCGGCAAGACGATCTGGACGGAGCAGGCGCTGCCCTGA
- a CDS encoding TOBE domain-containing protein, translated as MSLSIRNQLRGTVTSVTSGEAMATVRVHLEGGQDITAAVTADSVKELGIAEGSAVRALVKSTEVALATGPVEGVSIRNQIPGKIMTIAMGVAMASLKLEVEGGELTAAITKEAVDELGLFVGSSVIALIKSTEIALATV; from the coding sequence ATGAGTCTCAGCATCCGCAACCAGCTCCGCGGCACCGTCACCTCCGTCACCTCGGGCGAGGCCATGGCCACGGTGCGGGTCCATCTCGAGGGCGGCCAGGACATCACCGCGGCCGTCACGGCGGATTCCGTCAAGGAGCTGGGCATCGCCGAGGGCTCCGCCGTCCGTGCCCTGGTCAAGTCGACCGAGGTGGCGCTGGCCACCGGGCCGGTCGAAGGCGTGAGCATCCGCAACCAGATCCCCGGCAAGATCATGACCATCGCCATGGGCGTGGCCATGGCGAGCCTCAAGCTCGAGGTGGAGGGCGGCGAGCTGACGGCCGCGATCACCAAGGAGGCCGTCGACGAGTTGGGGCTCTTCGTCGGCTCCTCCGTGATCGCCCTGATCAAGTCCACGGAAATCGCGCTCGCGACCGTCTGA
- a CDS encoding Tm-1-like ATP-binding domain-containing protein, whose amino-acid sequence MAIVVLLGTLDTKGEEYGWLRDRLLRRGVDVLVVDTGVIGEPRISADVPRADVARAAGVELARLRAEGDRGAAVTAMARGATETLLRLLGEGRLHGVLAIGGSGGTSIATRAMRALPLGVPKLMVSSMASGDVAPYVGSADITMMYSVVDIAGINTVSAPILANAADAAAGMAQGYAAAARALRPADLGAGGRPLVAASMAGVTTPGVDAARERLTELGYEVLVFHTSGAGGRTLESLAGQGLFAGVLDLTLSELADDLVGGILSAGPDRLTAAARHGVPQVVSLGALDMVKFGPLDTLPPQHLRDRHVRVHNPSITVIRTTEPECAELGRRVAAKLRDATGPTAVCIPLRGLSTLGAPDGPYHDPAADEALFAALRDGLRGSAVDVREVGTHINDPSFGRAAADLLHGLIGAAGGAPAAACA is encoded by the coding sequence ATGGCGATCGTTGTGCTGCTGGGAACACTGGACACCAAGGGCGAGGAGTACGGCTGGCTGCGGGATCGGCTGCTGCGGCGCGGAGTCGACGTCCTCGTGGTCGACACCGGAGTGATCGGCGAGCCCCGGATATCCGCCGATGTCCCGCGCGCAGACGTGGCCCGCGCGGCGGGCGTCGAGCTGGCGCGGTTACGGGCCGAGGGAGACCGCGGCGCTGCCGTGACCGCGATGGCGCGCGGAGCCACGGAGACCCTGCTGCGGCTCCTCGGGGAGGGGCGGCTGCACGGGGTGCTGGCCATCGGCGGCAGCGGCGGGACGTCCATCGCCACCCGGGCGATGCGGGCGCTGCCGCTCGGCGTGCCCAAGCTGATGGTGTCGTCGATGGCTTCGGGCGATGTCGCGCCGTACGTCGGGTCCGCCGACATCACGATGATGTACAGCGTCGTCGACATCGCCGGGATCAACACCGTCTCGGCTCCGATCCTGGCCAACGCCGCCGACGCCGCGGCCGGGATGGCGCAGGGCTACGCCGCCGCGGCCCGTGCGCTGCGCCCGGCCGACCTCGGGGCGGGCGGCAGGCCGCTGGTCGCGGCGAGCATGGCGGGCGTGACGACGCCGGGGGTCGACGCCGCCCGGGAGCGGCTGACCGAGCTGGGCTACGAGGTGCTGGTCTTCCACACCAGCGGCGCCGGCGGGCGCACGCTCGAATCGCTGGCCGGGCAGGGGCTCTTCGCGGGCGTGCTCGACCTGACTCTGAGCGAGCTCGCCGACGACCTGGTCGGCGGCATCCTCTCCGCGGGCCCGGACCGGCTCACGGCAGCCGCGCGCCACGGGGTGCCGCAGGTGGTGAGCCTGGGTGCGCTGGACATGGTGAAGTTCGGCCCCCTCGACACCCTGCCGCCGCAGCATCTGCGGGACCGCCATGTCCGCGTCCACAATCCGTCGATCACCGTCATCCGCACGACGGAGCCGGAGTGCGCCGAGCTCGGCCGGCGCGTGGCCGCCAAGCTCCGCGACGCCACCGGCCCGACGGCGGTGTGCATCCCGCTGCGGGGCCTGTCGACGCTGGGCGCCCCGGACGGCCCGTACCACGATCCGGCCGCCGACGAGGCGCTGTTCGCCGCGTTGCGGGACGGGCTGCGGGGCAGCGCAGTCGACGTGCGGGAGGTCGGGACGCACATCAACGACCCCTCGTTCGGCCGCGCGGCCGCGGATCTGCTCCACGGCCTGATCGGTGCGGCGGGGGGCGCACCGGCGGCCGCCTGCGCATGA